Proteins co-encoded in one Oculatellaceae cyanobacterium genomic window:
- the speA gene encoding biosynthetic arginine decarboxylase, with protein sequence MGVELSQAQFGVENFLDNSDEQVVETVGMNSSPTNNANSRHKKWAIEDSENQYRIQGWGEPYFSINAAGHITVSPKGDRGGSLDLFDLVNALRQRNLALPLLIRFSDILEHRIERLNASFAKAITRYNYAGGYRGVFPVKCNQQRHLLEDLVRFGKPYQFGLEAGSKPELMIALAMLDTPGALLICNGYKDREYIETAMLAQRLGQTPMIVLEQIEEVQLVIDASRALGIQPFLGVRAKLSSKGIGRWGDSSGDRAKFGLTIPEIIRVVEQLKQANMLESLQLLHYHIGSQISSISVIKDAILEASKIFVELAQLGANMKYLDVGGGLGVDYDGSQTNFHASKNYNLQNYASDIIAEVKEACDERGIPVPTLISESGRAIASHQSVLIFDVLSTSDVPTDPPSPAKEEEHLIIRNLWETFNNINVQNYQEAFYDATQFKEEALSRFKLGYLRITERARAEQLYWACCKKILDIARDQEYVPDDLEDLEKIMASIYYVNMSVFQSAPDTWAIDQLFPIMPLHRLDEEATQRGILADLTCDSDGKIDQFIDLRDVKPVLELHNLKPGEPYYLGLFLGGAYQEIMGNLHNLFGDTNAVHIKLTPKGYQIEHVVKGDTMAEVVSYVQYDAEDLVESMRQRTEQALLEKRITIQEAQRLLQNYEHSLGRYTYLSP encoded by the coding sequence ATGGGAGTAGAGCTATCGCAAGCTCAATTTGGGGTAGAGAATTTTTTGGACAACAGTGATGAGCAAGTTGTTGAAACAGTGGGTATGAATTCTAGCCCAACCAATAACGCTAACTCACGTCATAAAAAATGGGCGATTGAGGATAGCGAGAACCAATATCGGATTCAAGGTTGGGGTGAACCTTATTTCTCGATCAATGCTGCGGGTCATATCACTGTATCACCTAAAGGCGATCGCGGCGGTTCGCTAGATTTATTTGATTTAGTTAACGCTTTGCGCCAGCGTAATCTAGCATTGCCTCTACTGATCCGCTTTTCAGATATTTTGGAACATCGCATTGAGCGGTTAAATGCTTCGTTTGCTAAAGCAATTACTCGCTACAACTATGCAGGTGGTTATCGGGGTGTATTCCCAGTTAAGTGTAACCAACAGCGCCATCTGCTAGAAGACTTAGTACGGTTTGGTAAACCGTATCAGTTTGGCTTAGAAGCTGGTTCCAAACCCGAATTAATGATTGCCTTGGCGATGCTGGATACCCCAGGCGCACTGTTGATCTGCAATGGTTATAAAGATCGCGAGTACATTGAAACCGCGATGTTAGCCCAACGTTTGGGGCAAACACCGATGATTGTACTAGAGCAGATTGAAGAAGTACAACTGGTAATTGATGCTAGTCGCGCATTGGGAATTCAACCATTTTTGGGTGTTCGCGCCAAGCTAAGTAGCAAAGGAATTGGTCGTTGGGGAGACTCATCTGGCGATCGCGCTAAATTTGGTTTGACTATTCCTGAAATTATTCGGGTAGTCGAGCAGTTGAAACAAGCTAATATGTTGGAATCTTTGCAACTGCTGCATTACCACATTGGCTCTCAAATTTCCTCAATTAGTGTCATTAAAGATGCCATCCTAGAAGCCAGCAAGATTTTTGTAGAGTTGGCACAACTAGGTGCGAACATGAAATATCTTGATGTTGGTGGCGGACTAGGGGTAGATTACGATGGTTCGCAAACTAATTTTCACGCCTCAAAAAATTACAACTTGCAGAATTACGCCAGCGATATTATTGCTGAAGTCAAGGAAGCTTGCGATGAGCGCGGGATACCTGTACCGACTTTAATTAGTGAGAGTGGTCGGGCGATCGCCTCACATCAATCAGTGCTAATTTTTGATGTACTTAGCACTAGCGATGTCCCTACTGACCCACCAAGCCCAGCAAAAGAAGAAGAACATCTGATTATTCGGAATCTCTGGGAAACCTTTAATAACATCAACGTTCAAAATTATCAGGAAGCCTTTTACGACGCGACTCAGTTCAAAGAAGAAGCCCTCAGTCGATTTAAATTAGGCTATCTCCGTATTACTGAACGAGCTAGAGCCGAGCAATTATACTGGGCTTGTTGTAAGAAAATTCTCGATATTGCTAGAGATCAGGAATATGTACCTGACGATTTGGAAGACCTAGAAAAAATCATGGCTTCCATTTACTACGTCAATATGTCGGTCTTTCAATCTGCCCCAGATACTTGGGCAATTGACCAGCTTTTTCCGATTATGCCGCTTCACCGTTTGGATGAAGAAGCAACTCAGCGAGGTATCTTAGCAGATCTAACTTGCGACAGCGATGGCAAAATCGATCAATTTATTGATTTGCGAGATGTCAAACCTGTGCTGGAATTGCACAATTTAAAACCAGGAGAACCTTATTATTTAGGTTTATTCCTTGGTGGTGCTTACCAAGAGATTATGGGTAATCTACATAATTTATTTGGTGATACCAATGCAGTGCATATCAAGCTGACACCCAAAGGCTACCAGATTGAACACGTAGTTAAAGGTGACACGATGGCTGAAGTAGTCAGTTATGTTCAATATGATGCTGAAGATTTGGTAGAAAGTATGCGTCAGCGAACTGAACAAGCTTTGTTAGAAAAACGGATTACTATTCAGGAAGCACAGCGATTGCTGCAAAACTATGAGCATAGTTTAGGACGTTATACTTATCTGTCCCCGTAA
- a CDS encoding ScpA family protein, with protein sequence MTAISEPETITSLKDLGISLLIELAQNGEIDPWDVQVIDVIDRYLSKLALATNTDRGRRDADLSESGQAFLWASMLVLLKADTLGQQEIGDDIELTDSDELTDNWTQRQLPANLERCLRRRASGQPPKRRPVTLQELIQQLQEMASAISEKTPRPRLKRPKNQSLAQATRAIAQLAHNENLTEIASELEQFLLCQWSELSQGQDWLNLDQLVTYWSGVKSTDATPHTNAELTPASTHDRVGVFWALLLLSAQSKVELSQEEFYQEIKIRTFCADEEVNLESLYKS encoded by the coding sequence ATGACGGCAATATCTGAGCCAGAAACAATAACATCTTTGAAGGATCTGGGAATTTCCCTGCTAATTGAGTTAGCTCAAAATGGGGAAATTGATCCTTGGGATGTACAAGTGATTGATGTAATTGACCGTTACTTAAGTAAACTAGCACTGGCGACTAATACAGATCGTGGTCGCCGTGATGCCGATTTGTCCGAGTCTGGACAAGCTTTTTTGTGGGCATCCATGCTGGTATTACTCAAAGCTGACACCTTGGGACAGCAAGAAATTGGTGATGACATAGAGCTAACAGACAGCGATGAGTTAACTGATAATTGGACACAAAGGCAATTGCCAGCTAATTTAGAACGCTGTCTGCGACGCAGAGCAAGTGGACAACCACCCAAAAGACGACCTGTAACCCTACAAGAGTTAATTCAACAGTTGCAGGAAATGGCTTCTGCGATCTCCGAAAAAACTCCTCGTCCTCGACTGAAACGACCGAAAAATCAGTCTCTTGCTCAAGCGACTCGTGCGATCGCTCAACTAGCCCATAACGAAAATCTGACAGAAATTGCTAGCGAACTAGAGCAGTTTCTACTTTGTCAATGGTCTGAATTATCTCAAGGTCAAGATTGGTTAAATTTAGACCAGTTAGTAACATATTGGTCTGGTGTAAAGTCAACAGATGCCACCCCGCATACTAATGCTGAATTGACTCCAGCATCTACCCACGACCGTGTAGGCGTATTCTGGGCGCTGTTACTGCTTTCTGCTCAGTCTAAGGTAGAGTTATCCCAAGAAGAGTTCTACCAAGAAATTAAAATTCGTACTTTTTGTGCGGATGAGGAAGTAAATTTAGAGAGCTTATATAAATCGTAA
- a CDS encoding LapA family protein → MRQINFLIIFAMCLALVLFSLENTQAVPIQVVQGVQVQAPLCIELIFAMGLGAILAWIFSVWARFQRMIATRSEQRQKRQQEERIQELEQEVARCKAELEQQNLPANSELLPQATIDAEVLAKSN, encoded by the coding sequence ATGCGACAAATTAATTTTTTAATTATTTTTGCGATGTGTTTAGCCTTGGTTTTATTTAGCTTAGAAAATACTCAGGCTGTCCCTATTCAAGTTGTCCAAGGTGTCCAAGTACAAGCGCCTCTGTGCATTGAACTAATTTTTGCAATGGGTTTGGGAGCGATCCTCGCCTGGATTTTTAGCGTATGGGCAAGGTTTCAGAGGATGATTGCAACTCGCTCGGAACAGCGTCAAAAACGCCAGCAAGAAGAACGCATTCAGGAATTAGAGCAAGAAGTTGCCCGTTGTAAAGCTGAGTTAGAACAACAAAATCTGCCAGCGAACTCTGAGTTATTACCACAAGCCACAATTGACGCAGAAGTTTTAGCCAAATCCAATTAA
- a CDS encoding NDP-sugar synthase: protein MKAMILAAGKGTRVRPITYTIPKPLIPILQKPVMEFLLELLRKHGFDQVMVNVSHLAHELEGYFRDGQRFGVEIAYSFEGRIEENGELVGEALGSAGGMKRIQDFNPFFDDTFVVLCGDALIDLDLTAAVKWHKEKGSIATVVMKSVPKEEVPSYGVVVTDETGKIKAFQEKPKVEEALSTDINTGIYIFEPEILDYIPSGVEYDIGGQLFPKLVEMNAPFYGISMDFQWVDIGKVPDYWRAIRSVLAGEVKNVEIPGHQVAPGIYTGLNVAVNWDKVDITGPVYIGAMTRIEDGAKIVGPTMIGPNCWICSGATVDNSVIFEYSRLGAGVRLVDKLVFGRYCVDKTGATIDVQAAALDWLITDSRQVIPAEPTATRQAIAELLGTEGV, encoded by the coding sequence ATGAAAGCCATGATTCTGGCGGCTGGTAAGGGTACTCGTGTCCGTCCTATTACATACACCATTCCCAAACCATTAATTCCCATCCTACAAAAACCAGTAATGGAGTTTTTACTGGAACTTTTGCGAAAACATGGTTTTGATCAGGTAATGGTCAATGTTAGTCACTTAGCGCACGAACTTGAAGGTTATTTCCGTGACGGACAGCGTTTTGGAGTAGAGATTGCTTATTCCTTTGAAGGTCGAATTGAAGAAAATGGTGAACTGGTAGGAGAAGCACTTGGTTCTGCTGGTGGAATGAAGCGGATTCAAGATTTCAATCCGTTTTTTGATGATACTTTTGTGGTTTTGTGTGGCGATGCCTTGATTGACTTAGATCTCACAGCAGCAGTCAAATGGCATAAAGAAAAAGGATCGATCGCTACAGTCGTGATGAAGTCCGTACCTAAAGAGGAAGTCCCCAGTTACGGCGTAGTTGTCACCGATGAAACAGGTAAAATTAAAGCTTTCCAAGAAAAGCCCAAAGTAGAAGAAGCTCTTAGCACTGACATTAATACTGGTATTTATATATTTGAACCAGAAATATTAGACTATATTCCGTCTGGTGTCGAATATGACATTGGCGGTCAGTTATTCCCAAAATTAGTAGAGATGAATGCCCCGTTTTATGGCATTTCAATGGATTTCCAATGGGTAGATATTGGTAAGGTTCCTGACTACTGGCGTGCTATTCGGAGTGTGTTAGCGGGCGAAGTCAAGAATGTAGAAATTCCAGGGCATCAAGTTGCGCCTGGGATATATACAGGCTTGAATGTAGCTGTCAACTGGGACAAAGTTGATATTACTGGGCCTGTTTATATTGGTGCAATGACGCGCATTGAAGATGGGGCGAAAATTGTTGGCCCCACAATGATTGGCCCCAATTGTTGGATTTGTAGCGGCGCTACTGTAGATAATAGTGTGATTTTTGAATACTCCCGTTTAGGGGCAGGTGTGCGCTTAGTAGATAAGTTAGTGTTTGGGCGTTACTGTGTAGATAAAACTGGTGCAACAATTGACGTGCAAGCAGCAGCACTTGACTGGTTAATTACCGATTCACGTCAGGTTATACCAGCAGAACCAACAGCCACACGACAGGCGATCGCAGAACTATTAGGTACAGAGGGCGTTTGA
- a CDS encoding AI-2E family transporter, translating to MRHSNNWQRLLIFGLSGPIIALNIWLISQVFRYFEHLITILTIAAILAFLLNYAVQTLQRFRINRTKAVVIVLLTTLTLFVILGVTLVPSVITQTTELFKQIPEWLKASNENFNKLDDWVAARRLPIDLKIFRDRINNTIEAQVQNAATQAVGWAGILVAGLLDFVLVLVLTFYILLYGDRLWQGIINLLPVQIGLPLTQSLRLNFQNFFISQILLGLFMAGVLTPIFLALRVEFALLFALLIGFAELIPFIGATLGIGIVTILVMLQNFGLALQVAIACVIMQQIKDNLLAPKLMGDFIGLNPILIFVALLVGGQIAGLLGIIISVPIAGTIKGTIDNIRQLRQAQEIATQPPVTTDFNM from the coding sequence ATGCGACATTCAAACAATTGGCAACGTCTGTTAATATTTGGTTTGAGTGGCCCAATTATCGCTCTCAATATCTGGTTGATCTCCCAGGTATTTCGATATTTTGAACATTTAATTACGATTTTAACTATTGCAGCGATTCTAGCTTTCTTATTGAACTATGCAGTTCAAACTTTACAACGATTTCGCATCAATAGGACTAAAGCAGTAGTGATCGTTTTGTTAACAACGTTAACTCTGTTTGTGATTTTAGGCGTGACTTTAGTACCTAGTGTCATCACCCAAACAACGGAATTATTTAAGCAAATTCCAGAATGGTTAAAGGCTAGTAATGAAAATTTTAATAAATTAGATGATTGGGTTGCGGCTCGTCGTTTACCTATAGATCTGAAAATTTTTCGCGATCGCATTAATAACACTATTGAAGCTCAAGTACAGAATGCTGCCACTCAGGCTGTAGGATGGGCAGGAATTTTGGTAGCTGGATTGTTAGATTTTGTGTTAGTGCTAGTCTTGACATTTTATATCCTGCTGTATGGCGATCGCCTTTGGCAAGGAATCATTAACCTCTTACCAGTTCAAATTGGATTACCTTTAACTCAATCGCTACGGCTTAACTTCCAGAATTTTTTCATTAGTCAAATTCTCTTAGGACTATTTATGGCGGGGGTACTTACGCCAATTTTTTTAGCTTTAAGAGTAGAGTTTGCCTTATTGTTTGCACTCTTGATTGGATTTGCTGAATTAATTCCGTTTATAGGTGCAACTTTAGGGATTGGTATAGTAACAATTCTAGTAATGTTGCAAAATTTTGGTTTAGCCCTTCAAGTAGCGATCGCTTGCGTGATCATGCAGCAAATTAAAGACAACCTCTTAGCCCCTAAGTTAATGGGGGATTTCATCGGCTTAAATCCCATCTTGATCTTTGTCGCTTTATTAGTAGGAGGTCAGATTGCAGGATTGTTAGGAATCATTATTTCAGTGCCAATTGCCGGAACGATTAAAGGCACAATTGATAACATTCGCCAACTGCGTCAAGCACAGGAGATAGCAACTCAACCGCCTGTAACCACTGACTTTAATATGTAG